Sequence from the [Bacteroides] pectinophilus genome:
ATAAGGTAAGTTCATAATAGATACCTTTTACCCAAAATGCAGTCATATCACTTACAATACATTGAAGTGGACCATCAATCTGAATCTCTGACATAAGAAGATTTGGAAAAATCTTAAACGGAGCACCAGGTTTCTTGTATTTATAATGTTTAGCTTTACTCTTTATACCAGCAGACTTGCAACATTTATGTGCATAAGGAGCAGACATCTCTATTCCTTTATCCAGACGAATTTTAGCATTTAACCATCTGTATCCATGAGATGGATATTTTAAATGGTATTCCTGGAATAACTGGATATTTTCAATCAATGCCCTTGTTCTTGGAGCTGGATTGCTGAGCATCTTCTTCCAATAATAGAAGCTGCTTCTATTGATGCCCATAGCATCACAAAGAAGATTGACCGGAAACTTTCCTGAGAGTTCCAAAAT
This genomic interval carries:
- a CDS encoding IS3 family transposase — its product is MILELSGKFPVNLLCDAMGINRSSFYYWKKMLSNPAPRTRALIENIQLFQEYHLKYPSHGYRWLNAKIRLDKGIEMSAPYAHKCCKSAGIKSKAKHYKYKKPGAPFKIFPNLLMSEIQIDGPLQCIVSDMTAFWVKGIYYELTLYMDLWNNEILSHSLSSKRGDRMTYISGLENLLEIKKQHPEYQMILHSDQGSVYASKAYNDLLPMYVVRSMSRAGTPTDNSAMESINGWIKAELFMDFHVTGERPVYEEVNEYIKFFNEERPAYALSYLTPKQYREKYAV